The genome window GGGACAGATGTCGAATCAGTCACTTTGTAAAGGTTCAAGTACCTGAATCAATCTCCTGGTCGCAGCGTTTCTCCTTCGGCCGCCACAGAGTTGGATGTCCCCACGTGACTTACCACGCGCGGACTAGCGTGTTTCAAGAATATGGTGCCTTGATCTATTCTCGCCTTGGAATCATGCCTGAGGCCTTATCGTCCCCTTGCGTTGGTCCCAGGCTCCAATGCTGAGTTAACAAAGGCGAGCATTTTCTCGCATGCAACCTAACGGTAGGCTGGTATGCGAGACTGGTTGCCCTTGCTTGCTGGAAATGATCAGGCTGGCTGAAAGATTTAATGAATAGGACAAACCTCTGGCGAGTGGCAGCCACACAAATTGGGCGTACGTAGTTCTTACAGACGATTTCAACTGGTTTGTTGGGTTGGAACAATCTTTTTTTCTTATTTACTATAAACGAAGAAGAACCGGAGCtagaaagaaagaaagaaagaaagatgcACAGTGCCAGCTGTGCGTGACAAGCGAGAGCTCTGGAGCAGATGTCGACCCCTCTGCCTTGAGGATAAAGTGTTGAAGAATTAGATAGGCCTTCGAAACCAGTTCcaagctggagaagagaagctgGGCGTGGAGTAGCTAGGTATTGATGAGCCTAGACTGGTCTGCCAGGCATCCGGCTGTACGGTCTTGGTCAGTATGATGAAAGAGGTCACGGTGGCTGGTGTGGGTTGCTTGGGAACGGCAGTCGGTGTCGGAATCAGCCGTGATGTCGAAGAGACAGGCGCAGAGAAGGACGGAAGTTTCATTCCAAAAATCTCTGCGAACTGAGATGGAATGGCCGCATTGTTTAGTGACTGATCCTCGACATAGTTCGCCGGTACACGCTCTTGAGTAGGAGGGCTATCAATCACATCCACATCGATGCAGGTAGTATATATCTCTTGCTTTCCATTCGGCAAGGATGGGTCCACTCCCGGAGCTGTAGGCCAGTCCCAAACCCAGTACAGCGTGTAGGGCTTGCCGGTTGGCGCTTCAGGTGGGAGCGCAATGTCTTGTTGGCACCAGAGATCGGCTCCCATGAGTTGGTTTGCCTCATGCGGGTACATGGCCTGGCGATGTTTGGAGATCTGACCACTGTTTATCTGGTAGCAACGGCCATCGTCAAAATTCTGGGTCGACAAGAGGACGCCGCGCCCGTCACCTCCTGTGCCTTCCTTGTTCCAGACATTGTGTATGTCAAGAAGCCGTTCATCGTCCTTTGGCTCCGTCGTCCCATATACATATACTGTCCCACGATTCCTGGGTTTTCCAGGCTGGTTCTGGGGTAGGGTCACATGGCCATTTTCCTGGAAGCGAAGGGCGATAGCAGCTCCAGGATTTGCCTGAAGTCTTGGGCTACCATCTGTCTGAAATTGTTTCTGTTGTGTATCCTTACACAAACGATCACTTGGAAGGATCTGACTCAGATTAGCCCGGCCATCAGGCGGTATCAGATTGGTCATGGCCTTGTCGTTGAAGGAGGGATCGGTGCGAAGAACATTTCCtcgaggatatcctggaGAGCCAACAAACGTTCCATTCGGCGCGATGACCATGAGCTGTTCAACCCAAGAATGGGCGACGACTACTGTAAAAATGTGGGCGAAGACCAGCAACTTCGAAACGACCATACTGAGAATGCGCAGCGCTTGCATAATATTCTGGCTAAAGGAAGATATCGTGACAGAGGAGAGGACGCCGACCAGCGATGTTGCCTCGAAACCAGCGAGGTTATCTCTTGCCTTCTGCTTGGTGTGGTCGTCAATATTGTAAGCAGGAGTCGTATGTTTTAGAAATCCATCACCGGTGAATCCCCCTTGTTTTCTTAGGTGTCAATCCTGATTCTCAGATCACACGAATCTCACCAGTTATTTCCACTTGTTCTTTGTTGAAATGATTAGAGAGGCTGAGACTGAGCAAGACTGAACAATGGTGGGTGAAGCGATCAATCCACCAGACACAATGGGCATTGAAACACAAGGATCATGGGACGTTTTCAGTTGCATCTCCTATTTTCTCGTTCAGGTTTGCACCTGCCTATTCTCAATGAAGAAACAGGTATCATTCTGGTCTTCAGATAATGCATCATTCAAAACATCTGGGTGGTTGACTCAATAGGCCGGAGTCAATAGGAAACAAAGAGCGGGTCCAGGATTTTTGCACAGCGCTAAAGGAAGCGACAGGCCCAGATTTTCGACGAACACCTGAAGCCAATCAATTCGAGGTCCTTTGTACCCTTTGACAGAGGGCCCTTCATCTTTTGTATTGGGGGCATCCCGAAGTAGGCGTACAATGTTTGCGTGTTGCCTTGGGAAGCCTGAAGAACCTGGTGAAACGAGTAGAAGAAAGGTCCAGGCTTAAGAGCGTAACATTGAGACACCCCAAATAGAAGCAGCGCGTAACTCGATTAAAGGACACCTCATAATCTTCTTTGCAGGTATGAGGAATCTCGACTTTGTCGCAGAACTGCACGAGATGTAAGGATGCTAAATTCCCGATTGGGCTTTGAATCTCCGACGAGGCGCTTACCAACCGTCTTCAAGATTAAAGGGTGGTAGCACCGCTGACAGGCAAGCTCAAGCCTACATATTGGCCCAAAGCCTCTTTTGACTTATAAAGCTTCAGATGGAGATTGTTTCTGTGGCAGTTTAGAAGATCGGCAGCCGCACGAGCAGTGTCTAAGGTTTACTCCACGCCTTAATGCTAAGCGCAGTGAAGGTATTTCGACAGGCTTCTAGCTGAGCAGTTCAACGCTCGCAAGAGGtctctatataaataggcAAAGTCATAAGAAAGCAAAACCGAAGTATATCCCTCCTTAACGAAGACTGAGGACGGATGGCTGCCATGCAGAATTTTCGGCCTTGCCATTCCCAGTGCCTAAATCGAAGCGCTCCAAACTCTTATAGCTCTGAGAAGCAAATACCGCAGCGGTTAGCTCCTATGCGTTGGAGTTTTGCACCACCTGAACCCGAAGGCACTCGGCTGGACTCCGGTCTTTGTTTTGGGTTGTGACAGGGCCAGTCGAGGACTGGAGATCTGCCATAGTCTCGCTTACGACCCATAACACTATTATTTGTGTTAAGACATTCAAAGCAAGACGCCTCTGCTAGATTGAAAGGCAGGTATTATCCATAGTCTAGGGCTTCAGACATGGACTGCCTTTGACACAGGTCAGCCCGTCTGCACTCATGAAGTACCATTCTGCGTGAACGGacacatacacacacacaaaaaagaaaagaatagAATAGAAAAACGACTTTCGGCCTACCACTGACCGGCTTCATCCGAAAATTGGAATCTACTCCaacaatactccgtagggaAGAGTATTGGGATAACAACAACCGTTACCGGACCCCTTCACAGTAGTAGTCCCCACTATAGGCTCCGAAGCAAAGGTATGGTCAGTCCAACAGATTATCGCACTGATTGATTAGATGAAACAAGTGGATACATATTATTGTGTTATCTCCGACGGATCAGGATTGTGCACTGTCCAGTGTCCACTGCCCACAACTCCACCAGGCTGGCCAAGACGAAGCCCATGGAGAACGACAGGAATCGAAGCCAAGTACAGACTTTCATACGAAATGAAACAGCATTTGGCCATTTCCCCGGTTGAGTATACCATATCGATCGATTGGCACCGAAGGCTCGTACTCAATTACATAATGCGCTGGTAAAAACTCCGTCTTTCGGAGATCCAGGCTAGATCTATCTGCAGAAGTTTGAAAACTTCCCGTATTTCCACAGAGCTTTGAATGACTTAGGAGGTAGAAGCTGAAGGACCTTAGGTGGCAGAGAAATAAGGGGCCGGAAGGATGAGGCTAAattccaaaaaaaaaggatttTTCTTGAATTTCCTGTTCAGTCAATTGTTGAGTAGTCCACATCGTTGTTATTCCCTTatgtggctggctgaggGATAGTGTCTATATTTCTACAATCCAATACAAGCTCATATCAATACTTCCACTATGATCACTTAGAAGCATCTCTATATTCTTGCTTGAGTATGCTTAGTTATGTGATGAAGGTAATATATCTTCAGGATCTATGAACGAATTTTCGAAACTTGAACTGTTACCAGACTTCTGGATCATGGATACACTGTGTATCTAGGTACCATATTACGAGTTTCGACTCACGGTTTCCTCCGTAAGTTAGAGGTATAGCAGATGCAAGGGGGACTTGctcctcttcgtcaaagAAGTGCAAGGGGTGCTAGCGGTGAACAAGCCAGAATTGTGTAACACGCCGCACGCTTTTTGATTCTTTCCGTCCTTGAACCAGGAGGAACGACACTGTATGTCTATCCATGCTGTGTCCAGTTCAACAACATACCTTGGGCACTTTGCATCTTGCTTGCCTGCTTACTTGCTTGACCACTGGGAACAAGCCAAGTCAAAGTACTGCTTACCCTTTGAAATTACCTtcacaacatcaacatcgacATCGTCCATCTTACGTGAGATGACTGGTTCGAGTCTTGTAACTATCATTTGTCGATATGACGTGACCACAGTCCCCCGAACCTGAGATACCGGTACTTGGTCGTCTTGTGCCTGTTCACCGAAGGCGGATTGCCGAGCAGTACCCGAACTGCACGAACTGCAGAGTCGCAAACAGGTATGTAACAAACAGTTCATATTGAAGTCTATTCGTAGCACATCGCAAGTAGTGGTAGAGTACGTAACTCCTTACTCCTGTTGCTGAGAAAAGGAGGGATTAGAATCAACTACTACCCAGCTAATTGATAGCCACTCGGTGAATAAAACAAATACAGTTCATGGGACCGTAATAGTAAGTCAACGGGCTTAATGGGACATTTCCAAGTCGGATAGTAGCcgaagtactccgtagtatgAGGACTAATGCGACTACCTACGGACTAGTTGGGATTTTAACGACTGGACTCTGGGATGTTTTCGTATTGATTATTTCCTTGACTAAAGCCCGAAGACTTTATCTTTCTATTTTGCTTGGACTTTTATTCCTTTGCCGTCCCCACTCTGTTTCCTCTTTCGCTTCcgctctttcttctccataATTATAATTGTTACCCTCCTCCCCTACCTTGATCTTCAAATATAACACTGTGCGGTCGAGTTCAACCTCGTTGTTCCCTGCGAGCCTAGTACAAGCATCTGCACTGATCCACGGTGCTTGTGGCTGTGCTTAGGCGGCAAAATTAGCCGGATTTACTTATTTCCATCTTCCCCAGCGGCGAGCCAGACTGCCTTTGGGTCAACTTTCAGGGGGTCCGCGATCAAGGCAAATAAGGGAtaggaaaaagaaaggagCTGTTGGGTAGGATTGGACTTCATTTCTTCTAAAAGGTAGAATTCGGCTCATTATTGAAGTGTGGGCTGGCTATTTCAACGCCCCTTATTGTCTGGTACGTTTAATCCTCGGTGAATGTGTCGCCGGAGATAATTGTCCTAACCGCACTCAAGGTTGCACTTTTTGTTAGAGTCCTTTCAGCAAACAGTGACCTCTTCAATACTTCATGTCCACCTCCTGACCCCGACAGCATTCCTGAGATTTCTCAGCATCGAGTCGAGAGAATTTGAGACGGTACTAAGCCATAGTGTCTCACCCCTGCTAACCTTCAATTTCAACACTTCCCCTAGACAGGCGGCTTACACCGCCTCTCCTGCTCGCCATTTTGTCTATGATAGACAATGGCTACCTCTCTGATTACAAGGAAGCTTCGTTCGGCAGAAGCCACGAACGATGTCGAACCGGGATGGCTAAAGCGTCAGGTCACTGGCGTTTTACAGTCCATCTCGAGTCACGCTTGTCAGCACCCTATACACACCATTGTGGTTATTGCATTGCTCGCCAGTACGACGTACGTCGGTCTCCTTGAAGGGAGTTTGTTCGACAGCGTCAGGAATTCCAGGAATATTGCAGGTCAAGTGGACGTCGATACTCTGCTTCAGGGCAGCCGGAATCTTCGGTTGGGTGAGAGTACATCTTGGAAATGGCAGGTGGAGGACAGTTTAGCGAGCCAGGACTACACGGTATATCACATCAGCTTATCTCGAAGTTGAAACTCTTGTACGCTGACTTTTTATTGGCCGCAGGGCGTCAACCATCTTGCCTTAACaaccttcatcttctcggaTTCCCTGTCCAAGTCATCTTCAATCGCTCCTGCCGCAACAGAATTACCGATTCCTTCCAATGCCTCTGCTCAACCAGTGCCATTTACACCTAACTTGTTCTCGCCCTTCTCCCATGACTCTTCTCTTGCATTCACCTTGCCGTTTGATCAGGTCCCACAATTTCTGAAAGCGGTGCAGGAGATCCCGGACACCTCCtccgatgaggacgacggggaacaaaagaaatggatcaTGCGGGCCGCTCGTGGCTCGGCTTATGGCTCTGGTGGTGCTATCAAGCTCTGGTTGGCAGATGCGTGGGGTTCATTCgtggatttgatcaaggtAAATGTTTTTGCCTTACGTTATGCTGCCATATTTGCTGATGTTTTAAGCACGCGGAAACTATTGATATTGTCATCATGACCCTGGGATACCTTTCGATGCACCTTAGCTTCGTgtccctcttcttctcgatgcGGCGTCTCGGCTCTAACTTCTGGTTGGCTGCCACAGTCCTCTTCTCGGGCGTTTTTGCATTTTTGTTTGGTCTTCTGGTCACAACGAAGCTTGGCGTCCCGATCAATGTCCTTTTGCTGTCCGAGGGCCTTCCATTCCTTGTTGTCACTATCGGTTTCGAGAAGCCAATCATTCTTACCAGGGCTGTTCTCACTGCGGCAGCGGACAACAGGGGCAGAGCTGGTCAAGCTTCGTCAAGCACCACAAAGTCCATTCAGGACTCTATTCAGACCGCGATCAAGGAACAAGGTTTTGAGATTATCCGCGATTACTGCATCGAGATCGCCATTCTTATTGCCGGGGCCGCTTCTGGAGTCCAGGGTGGGTTGCGACAATTCTGTTTTCTCGCGGCGTGGATCTTGTTTTTCGACTGCGTTCTACTTTTCACTTTCTACACCACCATCCTCTGCATCAAACTCGAAATTAACCGGATCAAGCGCCACATCACTCTTCGCAaagctctggaagaagatggtaTCACCCATCGGGTGGCCGAGAATGTCGCTTCCAGTAATGATTGGCCTCTGACCGAATCTGAGAGCAGCAACAAGACTAGCATCTTTGGGAGAAAGCTCCGCTCCAGCAGTGTTCGCAGATTCAAGATTTTGATGGTAGGAGGTTTTGTCTTGGTCAATGTGGTGAATCTATCCACCATCCCATTCCGGGACTCAAGCCAGGGTGCTGGCCTACCTCTACTGTCTCGTGTCTCTAATGTGTTTGCGCCTACGCCCATTGACCCTTTCAAGGTCGCAGAAAATGGGCTTGACTCAATCTATGTCTCTGCAAAGAGCCAGATGATGGAGACGGTTGTGACAGTCATCCCTCCAATCAAGTACAAGCTTGAATATCCTTCTGTATACTACGCCGCTTTGGGTGAAAGCCGCACTTTCGATATCGAGTACACCGATCAGTTCCTCGACGCCGTTGGCGGGCGTGTCATCGAGAGTCTTCTCAAGAGTATCGAAGATCCTATCATCAGCAAGTGGATCATTGCTGCTCTGACCCTGAGCATTATCTTGAACGGCTACTTGTTCAATGCCGCTCGCTGGAGCATTAAGGAGCCCGAAGTTGCCCCTGTCCCTGCCGCCCCCACGGTGGCTGTggtggaagcgaagaaggaaTACCCTAAGATCGACTTGAACCCCGACACTCCCAAGAGGAGTTTAGAAGAATGTGAGGCCTTCTTGAAAGAGAAGCGAGCCGCTTACTTGAGCgatgaagaattgattgaACTTTCCCTGCGAGGCAAGATTCCTGGCTATGCGTTGGAAAAGACCATGGAGAACGAGGACCTCATGAGCCGTGTGGATGCGTTCACTAGAGCGGTCAAGATCCGTCGAGCTGTTGTTGCTCGAACTCCTGCCACTTCCGCTATCACAGGCTCTTTGGAATGTTCAAAGCTCCCATACAAGGATTACAACTATACCCTTGTGCACGGTGCCTGCTGTGAGAATGTCATTGGATATCTGCCATTGCCTTTGGGAGTGGCTGGCCCCTTGACCATTGATGGCCAGAGCTACTTTATTCCCATGGCTACCACGGAAGGTGTGCTGGTGGCCAGCACAAGTCGAGGCGCCAAGGCGATTAACGCAGGTGGTGGCGCGGTCACTGTCCTGACTGGCGACGGCATGACTCGTGGCCCTTGTGTCGGTTTCCCTACTCTTGCACGCGCGGCGGCTGCTAAGGTCTGGATTGATTCAGAAGAGGGTCGAAGCATTTTGACTGCGGCTTTTAACTCTACCAGTCGGTTTGCCCGCCTTCAACATCTTAAGACGGCTCTCGCTGGCACTTATCTTTACATCCGGTTCAAGACCACAACAGGTGACGCCATGGGGATGAATATGATCTCTAAAGGTGTCGAAAAGGCGCTCCACGTTATGGCGACTGAGTGCGGCTTTGACGACATGGCTACCATTTCCGTTTCTGGTAACTTCTGTACTGACAAAAAGGCTGCTGCTATTAACTGGATTGACGGTCGTGGCAAGTCCGTGGTGGCTGAGGCCATCATTCCTGGTGATGTTGTCCGGAGCGTGCTCAAGAGTGACGTAAATGCCCTGGTCGAGCTCAATACCAGTAAGAACTTGATTGGAAGTGCTATGGCCGGAAGCGTGGGTGGGTTCAACGCTCACGCATCGAACATTGTCACTGCTGTTTTCTTGGCAACGGGTCAGGATCCTGCGCAGAATGtcgagagcagcagctgtATCACGACCATGAGAAAGTGAGTTGTCATACATTCTCAATTTGTTTTCGTTGCTCGAGTACTAACTAGCCAATTTTCTAAGCCTCAATGGCAACCTCCAGATCGCTGTGTCTATGCCTTCCATCGAAGTTGGCACAATCGGCGGTGGCACGATTCTCGAAGCACAATCTGCCATGCTTGATATGCTAGGTGTCCGTGGTTCCCACCCTACCAATCCAGGTGACAACGCTCGGCAACTTGCTCGAATTGTCGCTGCCGCTGTTCTTGCGGGAGAGCTGAGCTTGTGCTCTGCACTTGCCGCCGGCCACCTTGTCAGAGCGCACATGG of Aspergillus fumigatus Af293 chromosome 2, whole genome shotgun sequence contains these proteins:
- the hmg1 gene encoding HMG-CoA reductase gives rise to the protein MATSLITRKLRSAEATNDVEPGWLKRQVTGVLQSISSHACQHPIHTIVVIALLASTTYVGLLEGSLFDSVRNSRNIAGQVDVDTLLQGSRNLRLGESTSWKWQVEDSLASQDYTGVNHLALTTFIFSDSLSKSSSIAPAATELPIPSNASAQPVPFTPNLFSPFSHDSSLAFTLPFDQVPQFLKAVQEIPDTSSDEDDGEQKKWIMRAARGSAYGSGGAIKLWLADAWGSFVDLIKHAETIDIVIMTLGYLSMHLSFVSLFFSMRRLGSNFWLAATVLFSGVFAFLFGLLVTTKLGVPINVLLLSEGLPFLVVTIGFEKPIILTRAVLTAAADNRGRAGQASSSTTKSIQDSIQTAIKEQGFEIIRDYCIEIAILIAGAASGVQGGLRQFCFLAAWILFFDCVLLFTFYTTILCIKLEINRIKRHITLRKALEEDGITHRVAENVASSNDWPLTESESSNKTSIFGRKLRSSSVRRFKILMVGGFVLVNVVNLSTIPFRDSSQGAGLPLLSRVSNVFAPTPIDPFKVAENGLDSIYVSAKSQMMETVVTVIPPIKYKLEYPSVYYAALGESRTFDIEYTDQFLDAVGGRVIESLLKSIEDPIISKWIIAALTLSIILNGYLFNAARWSIKEPEVAPVPAAPTVAVVEAKKEYPKIDLNPDTPKRSLEECEAFLKEKRAAYLSDEELIELSLRGKIPGYALEKTMENEDLMSRVDAFTRAVKIRRAVVARTPATSAITGSLECSKLPYKDYNYTLVHGACCENVIGYLPLPLGVAGPLTIDGQSYFIPMATTEGVLVASTSRGAKAINAGGGAVTVLTGDGMTRGPCVGFPTLARAAAAKVWIDSEEGRSILTAAFNSTSRFARLQHLKTALAGTYLYIRFKTTTGDAMGMNMISKGVEKALHVMATECGFDDMATISVSGNFCTDKKAAAINWIDGRGKSVVAEAIIPGDVVRSVLKSDVNALVELNTSKNLIGSAMAGSVGGFNAHASNIVTAVFLATGQDPAQNVESSSCITTMRNLNGNLQIAVSMPSIEVGTIGGGTILEAQSAMLDMLGVRGSHPTNPGDNARQLARIVAAAVLAGELSLCSALAAGHLVRAHMAHNRSAATTRTSTPVSAAVSAARGLTMSSSE